One window from the genome of Streptomyces sp. NBC_01476 encodes:
- a CDS encoding LCP family protein yields MADGEHDHPLDGEPSGPGRLPPRGEGEPELEGGGEGEAAERAGPRSMRQRVARWVTVGLSVAVLLTAGAGAFVYFRLNGNIRDMPLFGGIGGDAGRERPDAFGRTPLNVLVIGSDTRSDQEDCRLGGDCGPGQNADVEMVLHISADRSHATVLSIPRDTVMQLPACRTQNGGVSASRRGPVNSTLQYGPGCTVAAVHRLTALPIDHFMLADFAGVVRMSDAVGGVSVCVDRNVYDPYSHLKLARGRHSLKGEAALEFLRSRHSFGDGSDLGRTDAQHLFLGALAHRMRDGGSLSDPAGMLTMADAATKALTVDTGLAAIRKLVGLADDVRKVPSARFTFTTMPSAPDPDNPDRLVPAAAAKGLFATIGADRPLKVTGTGAPTTRGPSRGPAAGPGAGPPSDETFEDRAHQVAASPTAPATPGRTAAGGGACAKVSTSRSVTVKGVAMTPTAAFAATPHIPVSAK; encoded by the coding sequence ATGGCCGACGGTGAGCATGACCACCCTCTCGACGGAGAGCCGAGCGGGCCGGGGCGGCTGCCGCCGCGAGGCGAAGGAGAGCCGGAGCTGGAGGGCGGGGGCGAGGGGGAGGCGGCGGAGCGGGCCGGGCCGCGGTCGATGCGGCAGCGGGTGGCACGCTGGGTGACCGTGGGCCTCTCCGTGGCGGTGCTGCTGACCGCGGGCGCCGGCGCCTTCGTCTACTTCCGGCTGAACGGCAATATCCGGGACATGCCGCTCTTCGGCGGGATCGGCGGGGACGCGGGCCGGGAACGCCCTGACGCCTTCGGCCGCACCCCGCTCAATGTGCTGGTGATCGGTTCCGACACCCGTTCGGACCAGGAGGACTGCCGGCTCGGCGGCGACTGCGGACCGGGGCAGAACGCCGATGTGGAGATGGTGCTGCACATCTCCGCGGACCGCTCGCACGCCACCGTGCTGAGCATCCCCCGGGACACGGTGATGCAGCTGCCCGCGTGCCGGACCCAGAACGGCGGCGTGTCCGCGTCCCGGCGCGGCCCGGTCAACTCCACGCTGCAGTACGGCCCGGGCTGTACGGTCGCCGCGGTGCACCGGCTGACCGCGCTCCCCATCGACCACTTCATGCTCGCCGACTTCGCCGGGGTGGTACGGATGTCCGACGCGGTGGGCGGGGTGTCGGTGTGCGTGGACCGCAATGTGTACGACCCGTACTCGCATCTGAAACTGGCCAGGGGCCGCCACTCGCTGAAGGGCGAGGCGGCGCTGGAGTTCCTGCGCTCCCGGCACTCCTTCGGCGACGGCAGCGACCTGGGCCGTACCGATGCCCAGCACCTCTTCCTGGGCGCGCTGGCACACCGGATGCGCGACGGCGGCTCGCTCTCCGACCCGGCGGGGATGCTGACGATGGCCGACGCGGCGACCAAGGCGCTGACCGTGGACACCGGGCTGGCCGCGATCCGCAAGCTGGTGGGCCTGGCCGACGACGTACGCAAGGTGCCCTCCGCCCGGTTCACCTTCACCACCATGCCGAGCGCCCCCGACCCCGACAATCCGGACCGGCTGGTGCCCGCGGCAGCCGCCAAGGGCCTCTTCGCGACCATCGGCGCCGACCGTCCGCTGAAGGTCACCGGCACCGGAGCACCGACGACGAGGGGGCCGTCCAGGGGCCCGGCGGCCGGGCCGGGCGCGGGCCCGCCGTCGGATGAGACCTTCGAGGACCGGGCCCACCAGGTCGCGGCTTCCCCGACCGCGCCGGCCACGCCGGGCCGCACCGCGGCGGGCGGCGGCGCCTGCGCCAAGGTCTCCACCTCCCGGTCGGTGACGGTGAAGGGGGTGGCGATGACACCGACGGCCGCCTTCGCCGCGACCCCGCACATTCCGGTGTCGGCCAAGTGA
- a CDS encoding oxygenase MpaB family protein produces the protein MREEDPGLFGPDSVTWQLHGDPVMWIAGVRALYLQALHPRAVRGVVQNSDFRRDAWGRLLRTASFVGEITYGTTLAAERAGARIRGIHRRLTGTDPATGERFRVDDPELLLWVHCAEIDSYLNVARRSGYPLTDAHADSYVDEQREAARLVGLDPAAVPADTGQLARYFDKTLPELAATPEAYDVVRFLKAPPVPPVLLPVRAAFWQGIAGIAFGALPPFAHELYGRRAPSAAATDRRLRLTARVLRTIPATLRRQLPPGHILKAVGRLGPGTHPSARRLPKPVPEMP, from the coding sequence GTGCGCGAGGAGGACCCAGGACTCTTCGGTCCCGACTCGGTGACCTGGCAGCTCCACGGCGACCCCGTGATGTGGATCGCCGGTGTCCGCGCGCTCTACCTGCAGGCCCTGCACCCACGGGCGGTGCGCGGCGTCGTGCAGAACTCCGACTTCCGCCGCGACGCGTGGGGCCGGCTGCTGCGTACCGCGTCCTTCGTCGGCGAGATCACCTACGGCACCACGCTCGCCGCCGAGCGGGCCGGCGCCCGGATCCGCGGCATCCACCGCAGGCTGACCGGCACCGACCCCGCCACCGGGGAACGCTTCCGTGTCGACGACCCCGAACTGCTGCTCTGGGTGCACTGCGCCGAGATCGACTCCTATCTGAACGTCGCCCGCCGCTCCGGCTATCCGCTCACCGACGCGCATGCCGACTCCTACGTGGACGAGCAGCGCGAGGCCGCCCGGCTGGTCGGGCTCGATCCGGCCGCCGTGCCCGCCGACACCGGACAGCTCGCCCGCTACTTCGACAAGACGCTCCCGGAGCTGGCCGCCACCCCCGAGGCGTACGACGTCGTCCGTTTCCTCAAGGCGCCGCCGGTGCCGCCGGTCCTGCTGCCGGTGCGCGCCGCCTTCTGGCAGGGGATCGCCGGTATCGCCTTCGGCGCGCTGCCGCCCTTCGCCCACGAGCTCTACGGCCGCCGCGCCCCCTCCGCGGCCGCCACCGACCGGCGGCTGCGGCTCACCGCCCGGGTGCTGCGGACCATCCCGGCGACCCTGCGCCGGCAGCTGCCGCCCGGCCACATCCTCAAGGCGGTGGGGCGGCTCGGGCCCGGCACCCACCCCTCCGCCCGCCGACTTCCGAAACCGGTTCCCGAAATGCCCTGA
- a CDS encoding SDR family oxidoreductase, with protein MRVAVAGGTGLTGRQVAGILAGQGHQPVVLARSKGVDLLTGGGLEEALAGVDTVVDVSNITTTSRKAAEGFFEAAGRNLLAAGEKAGVSHLVTLSIVGVDRVGLGYYQGKLRQEEIVRAGAVPWTVLRATQFHEFADQVLALVPGPVAVVPRMRSQPVAVREVAAALAELAVGPPLGMAPELAGPREEYLPDMARRLLRARGLRRRVLAVRMPGRVGRAMAGGALLPAGPGPRGEQTYQEWLAGQAAGTGAGRS; from the coding sequence ATGCGGGTAGCGGTTGCGGGCGGAACGGGGCTCACCGGGCGGCAGGTGGCCGGGATCCTGGCCGGGCAGGGGCACCAGCCGGTGGTCCTCGCCCGGTCCAAGGGCGTCGACCTGCTGACCGGCGGAGGTCTGGAGGAGGCGCTGGCCGGCGTGGACACGGTGGTCGACGTCTCCAACATCACGACGACCAGCCGCAAGGCGGCCGAAGGGTTCTTCGAGGCCGCGGGGCGGAATCTGCTGGCGGCCGGGGAGAAGGCCGGGGTCAGCCACCTTGTGACACTGTCCATCGTGGGCGTCGACCGGGTGGGCCTGGGCTACTACCAGGGCAAGCTCCGCCAGGAGGAGATCGTGCGGGCGGGTGCGGTGCCGTGGACGGTGCTGCGGGCGACCCAGTTCCACGAGTTCGCCGACCAGGTGCTGGCCCTGGTGCCCGGCCCGGTCGCCGTGGTGCCGCGGATGCGCTCGCAGCCGGTGGCGGTACGGGAGGTGGCCGCCGCACTGGCCGAACTGGCGGTCGGACCGCCGCTGGGGATGGCTCCGGAGCTGGCGGGCCCGCGCGAGGAGTACCTGCCGGACATGGCCCGCCGTCTGCTCAGGGCCCGCGGCCTGCGCCGCCGGGTACTGGCGGTGCGGATGCCCGGCCGGGTGGGCCGGGCGATGGCGGGCGGGGCCCTGCTGCCGGCCGGGCCCGGCCCACGGGGCGAGCAGACCTACCAGGAGTGGCTGGCCGGGCAGGCAGCGGGCACAGGAGCGGGGCGTTCATGA
- the sigJ gene encoding RNA polymerase sigma factor SigJ: protein MSGDAALAAAYAEARPRLTRMAYAMLGSHAEAEDVVADCWLRLAAANAREPVRDVEGWAVVAVARGALDTLRSARSRRETYVGPWLPEPLLTAAGTAPDPADRVTLDESVSFALLVVLERLSPAERTAWVLHDLFRLEFPEVAEIVGRTPAAVRQLASRARRHVADGTPRRGVATEQHRAAVAAFAAAAAGGDLAALTAVLDPRVVLTSDGGGEVTAARKPVLGPDRVARFLIGVAGRIGPDQRIVPVQVNEGPGFAVLDGTRVTMVMALTLDGGLVTRVDTVLAPAKLAGCRPPAPPRAAP from the coding sequence ATGAGCGGGGACGCCGCTCTCGCCGCCGCCTACGCCGAGGCCCGGCCGCGGCTCACCCGCATGGCGTACGCGATGCTGGGCAGTCACGCCGAGGCCGAGGACGTGGTCGCCGACTGCTGGCTGCGGCTGGCCGCCGCGAACGCCCGCGAACCCGTGCGGGACGTCGAGGGGTGGGCGGTGGTGGCGGTGGCCCGCGGCGCGCTGGACACGCTGCGTTCGGCCCGCAGCCGGCGCGAGACGTACGTCGGCCCGTGGCTGCCGGAGCCGCTGCTGACCGCTGCGGGGACGGCGCCCGATCCGGCCGACCGGGTGACGCTCGACGAGTCGGTGAGCTTCGCGCTGCTGGTGGTGCTGGAGAGGCTCAGTCCCGCCGAACGCACCGCGTGGGTGCTGCACGATCTGTTCCGGCTGGAGTTCCCCGAGGTCGCGGAGATCGTCGGCAGGACACCCGCGGCGGTCCGCCAGCTCGCCTCCCGGGCCCGCAGGCACGTCGCCGACGGCACCCCGCGCAGGGGGGTGGCCACCGAGCAGCACCGGGCGGCGGTGGCCGCCTTCGCCGCGGCGGCGGCCGGCGGGGACCTGGCGGCACTGACCGCCGTGCTCGACCCCCGGGTGGTCCTCACCAGCGACGGCGGCGGCGAAGTGACCGCGGCCCGCAAACCGGTGCTCGGCCCGGACCGGGTGGCCCGCTTCCTCATCGGTGTCGCGGGCAGGATCGGCCCCGACCAGCGGATCGTGCCGGTCCAGGTCAACGAGGGGCCGGGTTTCGCGGTCCTGGACGGCACCCGGGTGACCATGGTGATGGCACTGACCCTGGACGGCGGACTGGTCACCCGGGTGGACACAGTGCTGGCCCCCGCCAAACTCGCCGGCTGCCGCC
- a CDS encoding serine/threonine-protein kinase — MAAGHHDGHLEPDGAIPGRPGANGTLIQGRYRLHELIGRGGMGEVWRALDESLGRRVAVKCLKPAGHSSDAGFTRVLQERFRREARVAAGLQHRGITVVHDFGEHDGLLFLVMELLDGRNLLQTLEDARRHPLPVPDITDIAEQVTAALAYTHDQGVVHRDLKPANIIRLTDGAVKICDFGIARLGHDIGFTSRLTGSGVAMGTPHYMSPEQIDAAEVDHRSDLYSLGCVLYELATGAPPFDLGDAWSILVGHRDTEPVPPRAGRPELPAELERLILDLLAKDPEHRPQDAADVLGRLKAMRAAAGVTASPAVPARLPAWARNVTTGSAARSTRAHRITAPPHHELTAAWSTRPVPVEADPDAVAALAARHAEAADLARIGNWSQAYDLHTSVAAARDRALGPEHPDTLTSRHEAAYCLTRLGRTEEALRMYEYVAEARRRVLGPEDPQTLVARHEAAYELGRLGRHLEAHQEFSAVLAARERTVGPDDPDTLQCKHNLGVNLGLLGRSEEAHTTAVEVAEARARVLGEDDPETLVTRFEVGHALGRTGRWAEALRTYQEVADARARVLGPDHTETLAAQYEIGICLGRLGRSADALALFEDLVPALTRTVGSTDAETLRARHALGVNLGLLGQWDRALAESRDVAAVRERVLGATHPDTLVSKREIAVGLGWLGRWAGALTVYREVAEGREQVLGPAHPDTLTSRNDEARCLAQLGRTAEAQEILRRVTDLREEAPERL, encoded by the coding sequence ATGGCGGCTGGACATCATGACGGACATCTGGAACCGGACGGCGCGATACCCGGCCGGCCGGGGGCGAACGGCACCCTCATCCAGGGCCGGTACCGACTGCACGAGCTGATCGGCCGGGGCGGCATGGGCGAGGTCTGGCGGGCGCTGGACGAATCCCTCGGCCGCCGGGTGGCGGTGAAATGCCTCAAACCCGCCGGGCACTCCAGCGACGCCGGCTTCACCCGCGTCCTCCAGGAACGTTTCCGCCGGGAGGCCAGGGTCGCCGCCGGGCTCCAGCACCGCGGCATCACCGTCGTCCACGACTTCGGCGAGCACGACGGCCTGCTCTTCCTGGTGATGGAACTGCTCGACGGCCGGAATCTGCTCCAGACGCTGGAGGACGCCCGCCGCCACCCGCTGCCGGTCCCGGACATCACCGACATCGCGGAGCAGGTGACCGCCGCACTCGCGTACACCCACGACCAGGGTGTGGTGCACCGCGACCTGAAACCGGCCAACATCATCCGGCTCACCGACGGCGCCGTGAAGATCTGCGACTTCGGCATCGCCCGGCTCGGCCACGACATCGGCTTCACCTCCCGCCTGACCGGCAGCGGCGTCGCCATGGGCACCCCGCACTACATGTCGCCAGAGCAGATCGACGCCGCCGAGGTCGACCACCGCAGCGACCTGTACTCGCTGGGCTGTGTGCTCTACGAACTGGCCACCGGAGCACCGCCGTTCGACCTCGGCGACGCCTGGTCCATCCTGGTCGGGCACCGCGACACCGAGCCCGTGCCGCCGCGCGCGGGCCGCCCGGAGCTGCCCGCCGAGCTGGAACGCCTCATCCTCGACCTGCTCGCCAAGGACCCCGAACACCGCCCGCAGGACGCCGCCGACGTCCTCGGCCGGCTCAAGGCGATGCGGGCGGCGGCCGGGGTCACCGCGAGCCCCGCGGTCCCCGCCCGGCTGCCCGCCTGGGCGAGGAACGTCACCACCGGCAGCGCCGCCCGCTCCACCCGCGCCCACCGCATCACCGCCCCGCCGCACCACGAACTCACCGCTGCCTGGTCCACCCGCCCGGTGCCGGTGGAGGCCGACCCCGACGCCGTCGCCGCGCTGGCCGCCCGGCACGCCGAAGCCGCCGACCTGGCCCGGATCGGCAACTGGAGCCAGGCGTACGACCTGCACACCTCGGTCGCCGCCGCCCGCGACCGCGCGCTGGGCCCCGAGCACCCCGACACGCTCACCAGCCGCCACGAAGCCGCCTACTGCCTGACCCGGCTCGGCCGCACCGAGGAGGCGCTGCGGATGTACGAGTACGTCGCCGAGGCCCGGCGCCGCGTCCTTGGCCCCGAGGATCCGCAGACGCTGGTAGCCCGGCACGAGGCGGCGTACGAACTCGGCCGGCTCGGCCGCCACCTGGAGGCCCACCAGGAGTTCTCCGCGGTGCTCGCCGCCCGCGAGCGCACGGTCGGTCCCGACGACCCGGACACCCTGCAGTGCAAGCACAACCTCGGCGTCAACCTCGGGCTGCTCGGCCGGTCCGAGGAGGCGCACACCACGGCGGTCGAGGTGGCCGAGGCGCGGGCCCGGGTGCTGGGGGAGGACGACCCGGAGACGCTGGTGACCCGCTTCGAGGTGGGCCACGCGCTGGGCCGCACCGGCCGCTGGGCGGAGGCGCTGCGCACTTACCAGGAGGTCGCCGACGCGCGGGCCCGGGTGCTCGGCCCGGACCACACCGAGACACTGGCCGCCCAGTACGAGATCGGCATCTGCCTGGGCCGGCTCGGCCGCAGCGCGGACGCCCTCGCCCTCTTCGAGGACCTCGTCCCGGCGCTCACCCGTACCGTCGGCTCCACCGACGCGGAGACCCTGCGTGCCCGGCACGCGCTCGGCGTCAACCTCGGCCTGCTGGGCCAGTGGGACCGGGCGCTCGCCGAGTCCCGCGACGTGGCGGCGGTACGCGAACGGGTGCTCGGTGCCACCCACCCCGACACCCTGGTCAGCAAGCGGGAGATCGCCGTCGGCCTGGGCTGGCTCGGCCGCTGGGCAGGGGCACTCACCGTCTACCGCGAGGTCGCCGAGGGGCGCGAGCAGGTGCTGGGGCCGGCCCACCCCGACACCCTCACCAGCCGCAACGACGAGGCCCGCTGCCTGGCCCAGCTCGGCCGGACCGCCGAGGCGCAGGAGATCCTGCGCCGGGTCACCGACCTGCGCGAGGAGGCGCCGGAACGCCTCTGA